A window from Kineosporia sp. NBRC 101731 encodes these proteins:
- a CDS encoding AraC family transcriptional regulator, which yields MGPSDPIASAIGLLRPRTVIDPGLYAAGTWALRFDAFAHVRIGGVVRGECWLALDGHDPVRLRQGDIYLLVNPPAYLVASQMDATPASAQSLWERATGGVARIGPEADEDTYLCGGYFSFDEPNAPILIDVLPRLIHVRADDPRNRLLAYLTELLSTEVESNAVGRSLVLDHLVQVLFVHVLRAHAEQSDRLAGWLGALNNDGIGAALRAMHNNVAHRWTLQELAGISRMSRSAFAASFKNQVGTTPLEYLIQWRMSLARDALRRNTCSISEIAFATGYESESAFSTAFRRVVGSSPKQFRDGIRRAHAGTTQAPSPADLAGV from the coding sequence TTGGGGCCTTCTGACCCGATCGCCAGTGCCATCGGTCTGCTGAGGCCACGCACGGTCATCGATCCTGGTCTCTACGCGGCCGGGACATGGGCGCTGCGATTCGATGCTTTCGCCCACGTGAGGATCGGCGGGGTCGTGCGCGGGGAATGCTGGCTGGCCCTGGACGGGCACGATCCGGTCCGGCTGCGCCAGGGAGACATCTACCTGCTGGTCAATCCTCCGGCCTACCTGGTGGCCAGCCAGATGGACGCGACACCGGCTTCGGCGCAATCACTGTGGGAGCGCGCCACCGGTGGTGTGGCCCGGATCGGGCCCGAGGCCGACGAAGACACCTATCTGTGCGGTGGATACTTCTCGTTCGATGAGCCCAATGCCCCGATCCTCATCGACGTTCTGCCCCGCCTGATCCACGTACGGGCCGACGATCCACGAAATCGCCTGCTGGCCTATCTGACCGAGCTGCTGAGCACCGAGGTGGAGAGCAACGCCGTCGGCCGTTCCCTCGTGCTGGACCATCTCGTCCAGGTGCTCTTCGTCCATGTGCTGCGCGCACACGCCGAGCAGTCCGACCGGCTCGCGGGCTGGCTGGGCGCACTGAACAACGACGGCATCGGTGCCGCCCTGCGCGCGATGCACAACAACGTGGCGCACCGATGGACGCTCCAGGAACTGGCCGGCATCAGCCGCATGTCCCGCTCCGCCTTCGCCGCATCGTTCAAGAACCAGGTCGGGACCACCCCGCTGGAGTACCTGATCCAGTGGCGCATGAGCCTGGCGCGAGATGCCCTGCGCCGCAACACCTGTTCCATCTCCGAGATCGCTTTCGCGACCGGCTACGAATCCGAGAGCGCCTTCAGCACGGCATTCCGGCGCGTCGTCGGCTCGTCACCCAAGCAGTTCCGCGACGGTATCCGCCGGGCCCATGCCGGTACGACGCAGGCCCCTTCTCCTGCCGATCTGGCCGGGGTCTGA